A single region of the Oryzias melastigma strain HK-1 linkage group LG23, ASM292280v2, whole genome shotgun sequence genome encodes:
- the LOC112156421 gene encoding tetraspanin-9, producing MARGCICCVKYMLFLFNLLFWLGGCGLLGVGVWLSVSQGSFATLSPSFPSLSAANLIITLGTVVMVTGFLGCLGAIKENKCLLLSFFIVLLIILLAELILLILFFVYTDKVSDNAKRDLKEGLVLYTTENNAGLKDAWNAIQGEWMCCGVVNHDDWYAALQENVVPDTCCQQVHPGCGRNASNVFWKRGCYEKMEEWLDDNKHLLGTIAMCVLVIQLLGMAFSMTLYQQIHRTGKKFEA from the exons ATGGCGCGCGGCTGCATCTGCTGCGTCAAGTACATGCTCTTCCTCTTCAACCTGCTTTTCTGG CTGGGGGGCTGCGGGCTCCTGGGGGTGGGCGTGTGGTTGTCCGTCTCGCAGGGCAGCTTCGCCACTCTGTCCCCCTCCTTCCCCTCGCTCTCCGCCGCCAACCTCATCATCACCCTGGGCACGGTCGTCATGGTGACGGGTTTCTTGGGTTGCCTGGGTGCCATCAAGGAGAACAAATGTCTTCTTCTGAGT TTCTTCATCGTTCTGTTGATCATCCTCTTGGCGGAGCTGATCCTCctcatccttttttttgtctacacCGATAAG GTGAGTGATAACGCCAAGCGGGACCTAAAAGAAGGGCTGGTTCTGTACACCACGGAGAACAACGCCGGACTGAAAGACGCCTGGAACGCCATTCAGGGAGAG TGGATGTGCTGCGGTGTGGTGAACCATGACGACTGGTACGCCGCCCTGCAGGAGAACGTGGTTCCTGACACCTGCTGCCAGCAGGTCCACCCCGGCTGTGGCAGGAACGCCTCCAACGTCTTCTGGAAGCGG GGCTGCTACGAGAAGATGGAGGAGTGGTTAGACGACAACAAACACCTGCTGGGAACCATCGCCATGTGTGTGCTGGTCATCCAG CTGCTCGGCATGGCCTTCTCCATGACGCTGTACCAGCAGATCCACCGGACAGGAAAGAAGTTTGAGGCCTGA